The following proteins are encoded in a genomic region of Panthera leo isolate Ple1 chromosome F2, P.leo_Ple1_pat1.1, whole genome shotgun sequence:
- the LOC122210923 gene encoding myelin P2 protein, which produces MSNRFLGTWKLVSSENFDDYMKALGVGLATRKLGNLAKPRVIISKKGDIITIRTESTFKNTEISFKLGQEFEETTADNRKTKSTVTLSRGSLNQVQKWDDKETTIKRKLVDGKMVVECKMKGVVCTRIYEKV; this is translated from the exons ATGAGCAACAGATTCCTGGGCACCTGGAAACTCGTCTCCAGTGAGAACTTTGATGATTACATGAAAGCTCTGG GTGTGGGGTTAGCTACCAGAAAACTGGGAAACTTGGCCAAACCCCGAGTGATCATCAGCAAGAAAGGGGATATTATAACTATAAGAACTGAAAGTAcgtttaaaaatacagagatcTCCTTTAAGTTAGGCCAAGAGTTTGAAGAAACCACAGCTGACAACAGGAAAACAAAg AGCACTGTAACCTTGTCAAGAGGCTCATTGAATCAAGTGCAGAAATGGGATGACAAAGagacaacaataaaaagaaagttggTGGATGGGAAAATGGTAGTG gAATGTAAAATGAAGGGCGTGGTCTGCACCAGAATTTATGAGAAGGTCTGA